One genomic window of Trachemys scripta elegans isolate TJP31775 chromosome 15, CAS_Tse_1.0, whole genome shotgun sequence includes the following:
- the LOC117888296 gene encoding uncharacterized protein LOC117888296 isoform X1 has translation MLCGQQRPQEPSPDSQQEASPCPVTEDLPASPGQEVEDPCPTTSSSARSPWDSSSAWDSGSSEADGRRCFVLGTARDSGDEEEEWVDVATEEAALNNSREQLQGGEKELIEELPDNSPPGAVLANSLIAVGNLSTMTPALEPELETHLLRAALHAVFTLGMEKDTTQVQDLPRVLPDLLDAMLGNLLAESPDTDRLQYILENSAEFPRMGHHMAQLALFVGDPDEDISRQAREGVYRLYQLLLHQRGKEPSWEIAPARRVRLGPQPSSLRLTPAGG, from the exons ATGTTGtgtgggcagcagcggccccaggagcccagccctgattcccagcaggaggcatcgCCCTGCCCGGTcactgaggaccttccagcctccccagggcaggaggtggaggatccCTGTCCCACCACCAGCAGCTCGGCCCGCTCCCCATGGGACAGCAGCAGTGCCTGGGACTCGGGCAGCAGCGAGGCTGATGGGCGCCGCTGCTTTGTTCTAG GGACCGCCAGGGACTCAGGggacgaggaggaggaatgggtggACGTGGCCACAGAGGAGGCTGCTCTCAATAACAGccgagagcagctccaaggcggAGAAAAG GAGCTCATTGAGGAGCTGCCTGATAACTCTCCACCCGGCGCCGTCCTCGCTAACTCCCTGATTGCTGTGGGCAACCTCAG CACCATGACACCTGccctggagccagagctggagacCCACCTCCTCCGAGCTGCCCTGCACGCCGTCTTCACCCTGGGCATGGAGAAGGACACCACCCAAGTGCAG GATCTGCCTAGGGTCTTGCCAGACCTCCTGGACGCCATGCTGGGGAACCTGCTGGCAGAGTCCCCAGACACCGACAGGCTCCAgtacatcttggag AACTCAGCGGAATTCCCCAGGATGGGTCACCACAtggcacagctggctctgttCGTCGGTGACCCAGACGAGGACATCAGCCGGCAGGCCAGGGAGGGGGTTTACCGgctctaccagctgctgctgcaccagaggggTAAGGAACCCAGCTGGGAAATAGCACCCGCTAGAAGAGTGagactgggaccccagccaagTTCTCTCAGACTGACCCCGGCTGGAGGATGA
- the LOC117888296 gene encoding uncharacterized protein LOC117888296 isoform X3 translates to MLCGQQRPQEPSPDSQQEASPCPVTEDLPASPGQEVEDPCPTTSSSARSPWDSSSAWDSGSSEADGRRCFVLGTARDSGDEEEEWVDVATEEAALNNSREQLQGGEKELIEELPDNSPPGAVLANSLIAVGNLRICLGSCQTSWTPCWGTCWQSPQTPTGSSTSWRTQRNSPGWVTTWHSWLCSSVTQTRTSAGRPGRGFTGSTSCCCTRGVRNPAGK, encoded by the exons ATGTTGtgtgggcagcagcggccccaggagcccagccctgattcccagcaggaggcatcgCCCTGCCCGGTcactgaggaccttccagcctccccagggcaggaggtggaggatccCTGTCCCACCACCAGCAGCTCGGCCCGCTCCCCATGGGACAGCAGCAGTGCCTGGGACTCGGGCAGCAGCGAGGCTGATGGGCGCCGCTGCTTTGTTCTAG GGACCGCCAGGGACTCAGGggacgaggaggaggaatgggtggACGTGGCCACAGAGGAGGCTGCTCTCAATAACAGccgagagcagctccaaggcggAGAAAAG GAGCTCATTGAGGAGCTGCCTGATAACTCTCCACCCGGCGCCGTCCTCGCTAACTCCCTGATTGCTGTGGGCAACCTCAG GATCTGCCTAGGGTCTTGCCAGACCTCCTGGACGCCATGCTGGGGAACCTGCTGGCAGAGTCCCCAGACACCGACAGGCTCCAgtacatcttggag AACTCAGCGGAATTCCCCAGGATGGGTCACCACAtggcacagctggctctgttCGTCGGTGACCCAGACGAGGACATCAGCCGGCAGGCCAGGGAGGGGGTTTACCGgctctaccagctgctgctgcaccagaggggTAAGGAACCCAGCTGGGAAATAG
- the LOC117888296 gene encoding maestro heat-like repeat-containing protein family member 1 isoform X2 has translation MLCGQQRPQEPSPDSQQEASPCPVTEDLPASPGQEVEDPCPTTSSSARSPWDSSSAWDSGSSEADGRRCFVLGTARDSGDEEEEWVDVATEEAALNNSREQLQGGEKELIEELPDNSPPGAVLANSLIAVGNLSTMTPALEPELETHLLRAALHAVFTLGMEKDTTQVQDLPRVLPDLLDAMLGNLLAESPDTDRLQYILEHINYWIVSRVPRERARAVKSSTVLLRFTITLPEFDISDL, from the exons ATGTTGtgtgggcagcagcggccccaggagcccagccctgattcccagcaggaggcatcgCCCTGCCCGGTcactgaggaccttccagcctccccagggcaggaggtggaggatccCTGTCCCACCACCAGCAGCTCGGCCCGCTCCCCATGGGACAGCAGCAGTGCCTGGGACTCGGGCAGCAGCGAGGCTGATGGGCGCCGCTGCTTTGTTCTAG GGACCGCCAGGGACTCAGGggacgaggaggaggaatgggtggACGTGGCCACAGAGGAGGCTGCTCTCAATAACAGccgagagcagctccaaggcggAGAAAAG GAGCTCATTGAGGAGCTGCCTGATAACTCTCCACCCGGCGCCGTCCTCGCTAACTCCCTGATTGCTGTGGGCAACCTCAG CACCATGACACCTGccctggagccagagctggagacCCACCTCCTCCGAGCTGCCCTGCACGCCGTCTTCACCCTGGGCATGGAGAAGGACACCACCCAAGTGCAG GATCTGCCTAGGGTCTTGCCAGACCTCCTGGACGCCATGCTGGGGAACCTGCTGGCAGAGTCCCCAGACACCGACAGGCTCCAgtacatcttggag cacatTAACTACTGGATCGTGTCCAGGGTGCCGCGAGAGAGAGCCAGGGCCGTTAAGAGCAGCACGGTCCTGCTCAGATTCACCATCACCCTCCCTGAGTTTGACATAAGTGACCTCTGA
- the LOC117888296 gene encoding uncharacterized protein LOC117888296 isoform X4, whose translation MLCGQQRPQEPSPDSQQEASPCPVTEDLPASPGQEVEDPCPTTSSSARSPWDSSSAWDSGSSEADGRRCFVLGTARDSGDEEEEWVDVATEEAALNNSREQLQGGEKELIEELPDNSPPGAVLANSLIAVGNLRICLGSCQTSWTPCWGTCWQSPQTPTGSSTSWSTLTTGSCPGCREREPGPLRAARSCSDSPSPSLSLT comes from the exons ATGTTGtgtgggcagcagcggccccaggagcccagccctgattcccagcaggaggcatcgCCCTGCCCGGTcactgaggaccttccagcctccccagggcaggaggtggaggatccCTGTCCCACCACCAGCAGCTCGGCCCGCTCCCCATGGGACAGCAGCAGTGCCTGGGACTCGGGCAGCAGCGAGGCTGATGGGCGCCGCTGCTTTGTTCTAG GGACCGCCAGGGACTCAGGggacgaggaggaggaatgggtggACGTGGCCACAGAGGAGGCTGCTCTCAATAACAGccgagagcagctccaaggcggAGAAAAG GAGCTCATTGAGGAGCTGCCTGATAACTCTCCACCCGGCGCCGTCCTCGCTAACTCCCTGATTGCTGTGGGCAACCTCAG GATCTGCCTAGGGTCTTGCCAGACCTCCTGGACGCCATGCTGGGGAACCTGCTGGCAGAGTCCCCAGACACCGACAGGCTCCAgtacatcttggag cacatTAACTACTGGATCGTGTCCAGGGTGCCGCGAGAGAGAGCCAGGGCCGTTAAGAGCAGCACGGTCCTGCTCAGATTCACCATCACCCTCCCTGAGTTTGACATAA